In Gimesia benthica, a single window of DNA contains:
- a CDS encoding efflux RND transporter periplasmic adaptor subunit, translating to MKYFTSISLVLLGGLCVSLSGCNEAQTAPPQKVAPTVTTAKPVVKQIVEWDAYTGRLEAIDFVEVRARVSGYLKSTHFDEGQMVNEGELLFVIDPRPFEAELSLAKATLSQSNSQLVQARAQLEEANAQKEQTQAQLELAFAQVKRARSLKSKNVTTQDELDQLEAAFLQAKANVEASQAGISSAKASIETALAVIEASKAQVETAELNLDYTRIYAPITGRISKKHVTEGNLVSGGTSTSTMLTTITSVAPIYCNFDATEQEVLKYTRLAQNGKRASSRVAKNPVFLGLVDEKGFPHQGHMDFVDNRFDVDTASMRARSIFPNKNGTLLPGMFARIRIPGSAAYNAILIPDSAVGTDQSSQFVYVVVDGKVEQRVIQPGPIVDGLRVVREGLKGDEQLIIAGLLLVRPEMEVQVKPGKIEVVEDGLPNDYSPLPPEQWISPEPDPLPTKPAPKVSSLFGKPRNNP from the coding sequence ATGAAGTATTTCACGAGTATATCCCTGGTCCTGTTGGGCGGACTGTGTGTCAGCCTGTCGGGATGCAACGAAGCCCAGACTGCCCCACCCCAGAAAGTGGCCCCCACTGTGACGACTGCCAAGCCGGTCGTCAAGCAGATTGTGGAATGGGACGCTTACACCGGTCGACTGGAAGCAATCGACTTTGTCGAAGTGCGGGCGCGGGTCAGCGGTTACCTGAAATCAACCCACTTTGACGAAGGGCAGATGGTCAATGAAGGCGAGTTGCTGTTCGTGATTGATCCCCGCCCTTTCGAAGCGGAGCTGAGTCTTGCTAAAGCGACGCTCAGTCAGTCGAATTCGCAACTCGTGCAGGCACGCGCACAACTGGAAGAAGCGAATGCCCAGAAGGAGCAGACACAGGCGCAACTGGAACTGGCCTTTGCCCAGGTCAAGCGGGCGCGCTCGCTTAAATCCAAGAACGTGACGACGCAGGATGAACTCGATCAGCTGGAAGCGGCTTTTCTGCAAGCGAAGGCGAATGTGGAAGCGAGCCAGGCAGGCATCAGTTCTGCAAAGGCGTCCATTGAAACCGCACTGGCAGTCATCGAAGCTTCGAAAGCACAAGTTGAGACAGCCGAACTGAATCTGGACTACACCCGAATCTATGCGCCCATCACGGGACGCATCAGTAAGAAACATGTCACGGAGGGAAACCTCGTCAGCGGAGGTACTTCCACTTCGACGATGCTGACGACGATCACTTCAGTCGCACCGATCTACTGTAACTTTGATGCCACCGAGCAGGAAGTTTTGAAATACACCCGACTGGCTCAGAACGGCAAACGTGCCAGTTCCCGTGTGGCTAAAAACCCAGTCTTCCTCGGACTGGTGGATGAGAAAGGTTTTCCTCACCAGGGACACATGGACTTTGTAGACAACCGGTTTGATGTGGATACCGCCAGCATGCGGGCACGTTCTATTTTCCCGAATAAAAACGGGACTCTGTTGCCGGGGATGTTTGCCCGGATCCGGATTCCGGGAAGTGCCGCTTACAATGCGATCCTGATTCCCGACTCTGCAGTGGGTACCGATCAGTCATCACAGTTTGTGTATGTGGTGGTGGATGGCAAAGTCGAGCAGCGCGTGATTCAACCGGGGCCAATCGTGGATGGATTGCGCGTGGTCCGCGAGGGACTGAAAGGGGATGAGCAGCTCATCATCGCCGGTCTGCTGCTGGTACGTCCGGAGATGGAGGTCCAGGTGAAACCCGGGAAAATTGAAGTCGTCGAAGATGGCCTGCCCAACGATTACAGCCCCTTGCCGCCTGAGCAATGGATCTCACCCGAACCCGATCCCCTGCCGACGAAGCCGGCACCCAAGGTCAGTTCATTGTTTGGAAAGCCGAGGAACAATCCATGA
- a CDS encoding class I SAM-dependent methyltransferase, protein MLPSDEHVSRSQSNANSSDSTSPGPVDRETTPAENFEQMYAEERPPWDIGEPQPEFVNVADRIRGSVLDVGCGTGENALFFAAQDCEVTGIDLLADPIAEANRKATERGLRATFLQQNALQLSELNQLFDNVLDCGFFHILSNEDRVRYLSELAQVMEPGATLYLQCFSDKEPAGEGPRRVSSEELRNTFQEGWQVQLIVDCRFVTREDADTHFSEGGPHALFAVTQRV, encoded by the coding sequence ATGTTACCGTCCGACGAACATGTTTCCCGCAGCCAGTCTAATGCGAACAGTTCCGACTCCACTTCCCCTGGTCCGGTTGACCGAGAGACCACTCCCGCTGAGAACTTCGAACAGATGTACGCGGAAGAGAGACCTCCCTGGGACATTGGTGAACCGCAGCCGGAGTTTGTAAATGTGGCGGACCGGATCCGGGGCAGCGTGCTGGACGTCGGCTGTGGTACGGGAGAGAATGCGCTGTTCTTCGCAGCTCAGGATTGCGAAGTGACCGGTATTGATCTGCTGGCAGACCCAATTGCGGAAGCCAATCGTAAGGCAACCGAACGGGGCCTGCGGGCAACGTTCCTGCAACAGAACGCATTGCAGCTTTCAGAGTTGAATCAGCTGTTTGACAATGTACTTGACTGTGGATTCTTCCACATTCTCTCGAATGAAGATCGTGTGCGTTACCTGAGTGAACTGGCCCAGGTGATGGAACCGGGGGCGACGCTTTATCTGCAGTGCTTCAGCGACAAGGAGCCTGCCGGCGAAGGACCGCGACGCGTGAGCAGCGAAGAACTGCGTAACACCTTCCAGGAGGGCTGGCAGGTGCAGTTGATCGTTGACTGTCGTTTCGTCACGCGGGAAGACGCGGACACCCACTTCTCGGAAGGGGGACCGCACGCGTTGTTTGCTGTGACTCAGCGGGTTTAA
- a CDS encoding dienelactone hydrolase family protein, which translates to MERKSASEFDQKVLDLYDDYAHGRLNRRDYIKQLGAFAVGGLTVEGLLASLSPNYSWAEQVKPDDPRIKTERITYDSPDGAGKMKGLLAWPAKGEKFPAVLVIHENRGLNPYIEDVARRLAAQGFLALAPDALTPLGGYPGNDDEGRTMQRKREPEKMKEDFVAAAKLLDKHDKSTGKVGVVGFCFGGGMVYQVALELPDVVDAGVPYYGRQPDAAEVPKLKTPLQIHNASLDRRIMAGAPELEAALKKNDKPFEAYVYEGANHGFHNDTTPRYDEKSAELAWKRTIDFFKKQLGEQS; encoded by the coding sequence ATGGAACGTAAATCCGCATCTGAATTCGATCAGAAAGTTCTGGACCTCTACGACGACTATGCCCACGGCCGACTCAATCGACGGGATTATATTAAACAACTCGGTGCCTTCGCTGTTGGAGGCCTGACAGTGGAAGGCCTGCTGGCCAGTCTCTCTCCCAACTACAGCTGGGCCGAACAGGTCAAGCCTGATGACCCACGCATTAAGACCGAACGCATCACCTACGACTCCCCCGACGGAGCCGGCAAAATGAAGGGCCTGCTGGCCTGGCCCGCAAAGGGAGAAAAATTCCCCGCGGTCCTCGTGATTCATGAAAACCGGGGCCTGAATCCCTACATCGAAGACGTGGCCCGCCGCCTCGCTGCACAGGGTTTTCTGGCACTGGCTCCCGACGCTTTAACGCCCCTGGGTGGTTATCCCGGTAACGATGACGAAGGCCGCACCATGCAGCGGAAACGGGAACCTGAAAAAATGAAGGAGGATTTCGTCGCAGCCGCGAAACTGCTCGACAAACATGACAAGTCCACGGGCAAGGTCGGCGTGGTTGGTTTCTGCTTCGGTGGGGGCATGGTCTATCAGGTGGCTCTCGAACTTCCCGACGTCGTCGATGCCGGCGTCCCCTACTATGGTCGTCAGCCCGATGCTGCCGAGGTTCCCAAACTCAAGACGCCCCTGCAGATTCACAACGCATCACTGGATCGACGCATCATGGCTGGTGCTCCCGAACTGGAAGCCGCTCTGAAAAAGAACGACAAACCGTTCGAGGCCTATGTCTACGAAGGCGCGAATCACGGCTTCCATAACGACACCACTCCCCGCTACGACGAGAAGTCCGCAGAACTCGCCTGGAAACGAACGATCGACTTCTTCAAGAAACAGCTCGGGGAACAGAGCTAA
- a CDS encoding DUF3916 domain-containing protein, producing the protein MRRITLNRPNRKLRGVRRHLRSLTKWADLIHFENDLRPGEKYVNFKVPLPAALVEGPRSRHRLQADVISQLLRAAEKLARQQPPENSQFYRVAVLLTLPNLFASEVTLFFDEDYFHGFLYENSLPDSQRPSQLYAVKIPEIFDIECGCLVSYTDDEYVYRSHHWTITASTPHQI; encoded by the coding sequence GTGAGACGGATTACTCTGAATCGCCCCAACAGGAAACTGAGAGGGGTACGGCGTCATTTACGAAGCCTGACGAAGTGGGCAGATCTGATTCATTTTGAAAATGATCTTCGACCGGGGGAGAAGTATGTTAACTTCAAAGTCCCACTCCCCGCTGCACTGGTCGAAGGGCCGCGGTCGCGACATCGTCTACAGGCAGACGTGATTTCACAGTTACTGCGGGCAGCCGAGAAACTGGCCAGGCAACAACCACCTGAGAATAGCCAATTCTACCGGGTGGCAGTCCTGTTGACTTTGCCTAACCTGTTTGCAAGTGAAGTCACTCTGTTTTTTGATGAAGACTATTTCCACGGATTCCTCTACGAGAACAGTCTCCCCGACTCGCAGCGCCCCAGTCAGCTCTATGCAGTTAAGATTCCGGAGATATTTGATATCGAGTGTGGCTGCCTGGTCTCATACACGGATGACGAGTATGTCTATCGCAGCCATCATTGGACGATTACTGCTTCAACCCCACATCAGATCTGA
- a CDS encoding sulfatase family protein produces the protein MMRVPVVSGILVLLLFCAWSAETDVEAAPPNILILLGDDIDRDSLGPWGGQAQTPHLDQLARDGMRLDNVYCNVAMCAPFRQELYSGRTVWRTRAMPNHSKSVKGTKSLPHYLKPLGYRVGLLGKRHIGPNECYPFDNVGSLSKQENANPQAVKLAREYMTTAREAGQPFCLVVASHDAHGPYTTGDPSRYDQQGLSLNADTIDTRAYRRELVQHYAEITNLDDLLGQLRTVLKEEQLTSNTLVLFCSEQGNAFPFSKWTCFDDGLATGVVVSLPGVIPEGKRNSQLMWLADIAPTLLTAAGGQPDDQDFDGRSQWVNLTGGNQRVHEYAYGAFTNCNIIDNRERIFPIRSIRDQRYTLIWSPRADQEITSNTTLTQALKWLEAGNSQGRADTAGSWVRRAQKTKRQTQDKLVQRLHHRPEWALYDRQADPEELANLVDKPEMAPVLKRLKGELHTWLQRWDDADPVATERSFLRQK, from the coding sequence ATGATGCGCGTTCCTGTTGTGAGTGGAATTCTGGTACTGCTACTGTTCTGTGCCTGGTCTGCAGAAACTGACGTTGAAGCAGCACCGCCGAATATTCTGATCCTGCTGGGCGATGACATCGACCGCGATTCCCTGGGTCCGTGGGGTGGTCAGGCACAGACGCCGCACCTCGATCAACTCGCGCGGGACGGCATGCGACTGGACAACGTGTACTGCAACGTCGCGATGTGTGCTCCTTTCCGGCAGGAACTCTACAGTGGTCGCACTGTCTGGCGGACGCGGGCGATGCCCAATCATTCCAAGTCGGTCAAAGGGACAAAGAGTCTGCCGCACTATCTGAAACCGCTGGGTTATCGTGTGGGCCTGTTGGGGAAGCGTCACATCGGTCCGAACGAGTGCTATCCCTTCGACAATGTCGGCAGTTTGTCCAAGCAGGAAAATGCGAACCCCCAAGCGGTCAAGCTGGCGCGTGAGTACATGACGACCGCCCGCGAAGCGGGTCAGCCGTTCTGCCTGGTTGTTGCCTCACATGATGCGCACGGCCCTTATACAACGGGTGACCCCAGCCGATATGATCAGCAGGGATTATCACTCAACGCCGACACCATTGATACGCGGGCCTATCGCAGAGAACTGGTCCAACATTACGCAGAGATCACCAATCTGGATGATCTGCTGGGACAGCTGCGTACCGTACTGAAAGAAGAACAACTTACGAGCAACACGCTGGTCCTGTTCTGTTCCGAGCAGGGGAATGCGTTTCCTTTTTCCAAGTGGACCTGTTTCGATGATGGGCTGGCAACTGGCGTTGTGGTCTCGCTGCCTGGAGTCATCCCGGAGGGGAAGCGCAACTCCCAACTGATGTGGCTGGCAGACATCGCCCCCACGCTGCTCACCGCTGCGGGAGGCCAGCCTGACGATCAGGATTTTGATGGACGCAGTCAGTGGGTCAACCTGACAGGCGGCAATCAGAGGGTGCATGAATACGCCTACGGTGCCTTTACCAACTGTAACATCATTGATAACCGGGAACGGATTTTTCCGATCCGTTCGATCCGTGACCAGCGCTATACTCTGATCTGGTCGCCGCGTGCAGACCAGGAGATCACATCCAATACTACGCTCACCCAGGCACTTAAGTGGCTTGAGGCCGGTAACTCACAGGGCCGCGCAGACACCGCGGGTTCGTGGGTCCGCAGAGCTCAAAAAACGAAACGTCAGACCCAGGACAAACTGGTGCAGCGACTGCATCATCGTCCGGAATGGGCGTTGTATGACCGTCAGGCTGATCCGGAAGAGCTGGCGAATCTCGTCGACAAGCCGGAAATGGCACCGGTGTTGAAGCGGCTGAAAGGGGAACTGCATACCTGGCTGCAGCGGTGGGATGATGCGGATCCGGTTGCGACAGAGCGGAGCTTTCTCAGGCAGAAATGA
- a CDS encoding Gfo/Idh/MocA family protein: MSTSQKMSRRNFIQGVAFAGAAGILSPSLNRAMGYESPNERPVFATIGLRNQGWAITNKSTKFADFAALADVDENVLGANVEKLVKKQDKKPDAYKDYRKVLDRQDIDAVMIATPDHWHTKIAVEAMLAGKDVYCEKPLTLTIDEGKLIEKMVKQTGRVFQVGTMQRSESGQRFLQAIALIRDGRIGKVQKVTCGINGMEGSPKIPEAEVPEGLDYEFWLGPAPKVAYRALPEMREGYGGGVPLYSNCHYSFRNWHEYSGGKLTDWGAHHVDIACWALGATDTGPSKISPVSYELPVEYKDGHPVVNDQYNAATSFRIKVDMPEDVEIIITSEGDNGILFEGTKGRFFVNRGKIVGAPVEALKDNPLPDGAIEAVYGGKVSENHTANFIEGMKSRKQPISDVWSHNRMLEICHLSNIAMRLGRDLNWDPKKREIIGDDQANSFLSRENRKGYEINM; the protein is encoded by the coding sequence ATGTCAACTTCTCAAAAAATGTCGCGCCGCAATTTTATCCAGGGAGTCGCCTTTGCGGGTGCTGCCGGTATCCTGAGCCCTTCGCTCAATCGGGCCATGGGATATGAGTCCCCCAACGAACGTCCGGTGTTTGCGACCATTGGTCTGCGCAACCAGGGCTGGGCGATCACCAACAAATCAACCAAGTTCGCCGACTTTGCGGCACTGGCCGATGTGGATGAAAACGTACTGGGTGCCAACGTTGAGAAGCTGGTCAAGAAGCAGGATAAAAAACCGGACGCTTATAAAGATTACCGCAAGGTGCTCGATCGTCAGGATATTGATGCTGTCATGATTGCGACTCCCGATCACTGGCATACCAAAATCGCCGTCGAAGCGATGCTGGCGGGCAAAGACGTTTACTGCGAAAAACCATTAACGCTGACCATCGACGAAGGCAAGCTGATCGAAAAGATGGTCAAGCAGACCGGTCGCGTGTTCCAAGTGGGAACCATGCAGCGATCCGAATCGGGACAGCGGTTCCTGCAGGCGATTGCCCTGATCCGCGATGGTCGGATCGGCAAGGTTCAGAAAGTGACCTGTGGCATCAATGGCATGGAAGGGTCTCCCAAAATTCCCGAAGCGGAAGTTCCTGAAGGCCTGGATTATGAATTCTGGCTGGGACCAGCTCCAAAAGTGGCTTATCGTGCTCTGCCTGAAATGCGTGAAGGTTACGGCGGAGGCGTACCGCTTTACAGCAACTGTCACTATTCATTCCGCAACTGGCATGAGTATTCCGGCGGTAAGCTGACCGACTGGGGTGCCCATCACGTCGACATCGCCTGCTGGGCACTGGGGGCCACCGATACCGGCCCCAGCAAGATTTCCCCCGTCAGTTACGAACTGCCTGTGGAATACAAAGATGGTCACCCCGTCGTCAACGATCAGTACAATGCCGCCACGAGTTTTCGTATCAAGGTCGACATGCCTGAAGATGTGGAAATAATTATCACCAGCGAAGGTGATAACGGCATTCTGTTCGAAGGGACCAAAGGCCGGTTCTTCGTCAACCGGGGCAAGATTGTGGGTGCCCCCGTTGAAGCGTTGAAAGACAATCCGCTGCCAGACGGTGCGATTGAAGCTGTGTATGGCGGCAAAGTGAGTGAAAACCACACCGCTAACTTCATTGAGGGAATGAAATCCCGCAAGCAGCCGATTTCGGATGTCTGGTCGCATAACCGGATGCTGGAAATCTGCCATCTCTCGAATATCGCCATGCGTCTCGGTCGCGATCTGAACTGGGATCCGAAGAAACGCGAGATTATCGGCGACGATCAGGCGAACTCATTCCTCTCCCGCGAAAACCGCAAGGGGTATGAGATCAACATGTAA